The following are encoded together in the Trachemys scripta elegans isolate TJP31775 chromosome 7, CAS_Tse_1.0, whole genome shotgun sequence genome:
- the SLC25A20 gene encoding LOW QUALITY PROTEIN: mitochondrial carnitine/acylcarnitine carrier protein (The sequence of the model RefSeq protein was modified relative to this genomic sequence to represent the inferred CDS: substituted 1 base at 1 genomic stop codon) produces the protein MAKQPQPISPVKNFFAGGFGGVCLVFVGHPLDTIKVSLGSQGLPGGGRTTAPGLPPAGGGPEMLHETXIIRCVLQGVRGLYKGMAAPIIGVTPMFAVCFFGFGLGKKLQQRNPDDILTYPQLFAAGMLSGVFTTAIMAPGERIKCLLQIQAASGEIKYGGPMDCAKQLYREAGIRGIYKGTVLTLMRDVPASGMYFMTYEWLKNILTPEGKSVSDLSVPRILFAGGMAGIFNWAVAIPPDVLKSRFQTAAPGKYPNGFRDVLRELIREEGVSSLYKGFTAVMIRAFPANAACFLGFEVAMKFLNWAAPSL, from the exons ATGGCGAAGCAGCCGCAGCCCATCAGCCCCGTGAAGAACTTCTTCGCCGGCGGCTTCGGCGGCGTCTGCCTGGTGTTCGTGGGGCACCCGCTGGACACCATCAAGGTGAGCCTGGGGAGCcaggggctgcccgggggggggaggactACAGCTCCCGGCCTGCCCCCCGCGGGGGGGGGACCGGA AATGCTGCATGAAACCTAAATAATCCGCTGTGTCTTGCAGGGAGTCCGAGGCTTGTATAAAGGAATGGCAGCTCCGATTATTGGAGTGACTCCCATGTTTGCTGTGTGCTTCTTTGGATTTGGTTTGGGGAAAAAACTCCAGCAGAGGAATCCTGATGACATTCTGAC ATATCCCCAGCTGTTTGCTGCCGGCATGTTATCTGGAGTGTTCACAACAGCAATCATGGCTCCAGGAGAGAGAATCAAGTGCCTTTTACAG ATCCAGGCTGCTTCAGGTGAAATTAAATACGGTGGCCCAATGGACTGTGCGAAACAGCTGTACCGTGAGGCTGGAATTCGAGGCATATACAAAGGAACTGTGCTCACCCTCATGAGAG ATGTTCCAGCCAGTGGAATGTACTTCATGACGTATGAATGGCTGAAAAACATTCTGACCCCTGAGGGGAAGAG TGTCAGTGACCTCAGCGTGCCTAGGATTCTCTTTGCCGGGGGTATGGCAGGGATCTTCAACTGGGCTGTGGCCATCCCTCCAGATGTGCTGAAATCCCGCTTCCAGACTG CTGCTCCAGGGAAGTATCCTAATGGCTTTAGGGATGTGCTGAGGGAGCTTATCAGAGAGGAAGGAGTCTCATCCCTATACAAAGGGTTCACAGCCGTTATGATAAGGGCCTTTCCCGCTAACGCA GCCTGTTTCCTTGGTTTCGAAGTTGCTATGAAGTTCCTTAACTGGGCTGCACCAAGTCTGTGA